Proteins co-encoded in one Bremerella sp. TYQ1 genomic window:
- a CDS encoding SMP-30/gluconolactonase/LRE family protein — MYFSDMPSGAMHRWNGSDGLTLVRQARHNSNGIVVTRKGELLFCEGGRRIVLRQLDGKEKVVADQCEGRPLGMPNDLWMSPTGIVYFTIPMIKPNQADRFPEDALSGTVCVLSSDFTQVREVGFGLKNANGIVGSADGNRLYVADPRAQKCYRYQVGADGSLSDQQVAAARFSDGLTLDEQGNLYTTSNEGIRVFSPACEEIALIETPEIPSNMTFVGRDGRTLFITARTSLYAVRMNVCGDFTTQNNNESLK; from the coding sequence TTGTACTTCTCGGATATGCCAAGTGGTGCCATGCATCGCTGGAATGGATCCGATGGTTTAACACTGGTTAGACAAGCCCGCCACAATTCCAACGGGATTGTCGTCACTCGCAAAGGCGAGTTGCTGTTCTGTGAGGGCGGGCGGCGAATTGTATTGCGTCAGCTTGACGGCAAGGAAAAGGTTGTCGCTGATCAATGCGAAGGGCGCCCTCTCGGTATGCCCAATGACTTATGGATGTCGCCCACGGGAATCGTGTACTTCACGATACCCATGATCAAACCGAATCAAGCAGATCGATTCCCTGAAGATGCTTTGAGTGGAACCGTGTGTGTTCTATCGAGTGATTTCACACAGGTCCGCGAGGTAGGGTTCGGCCTCAAGAACGCCAATGGTATCGTCGGCAGCGCTGATGGCAATCGACTCTATGTAGCCGATCCACGTGCGCAAAAGTGTTATCGCTACCAGGTCGGGGCTGATGGGAGTCTTTCTGATCAACAGGTTGCCGCAGCACGTTTCTCAGATGGTCTCACTTTGGACGAGCAGGGAAATCTTTATACAACTTCCAACGAAGGCATCCGAGTGTTCTCTCCAGCGTGTGAGGAAATCGCACTCATTGAAACGCCCGAGATTCCCTCGAACATGACGTTTGTCGGACGTGATGGCCGTACGTTATTCATCACAGCCCGGACGAGCCTCTACGCAGTGCGCATGAACGTCTGTGGCGACTTTACCACTCAAAACAACAACGAAAGTCTGAAATGA
- a CDS encoding sugar phosphate isomerase/epimerase encodes MRKKIERPFSRRTLLGIAVAAMPLGLHAYRHLWGDESVRLTGLGLVQYSCRIRRHWLRRQDSQTDLYSPLNFLNHCNSVGAGGMQASLGVMEAKEAHRLRDLAENKGLFVEAIVNPPRDKDDLGRFEQEVTTARDSGATAVRTVIMPGRRYEQFKSLSEFRQYEQRGQRMMELAVPIIEKYQVPFAIENHKDQRVEERLALLKHLDCEWIGACVDTGNSIALLDDPYAAIEAFAPYAVSVHLKDQALSSYADGFLLGDVPLGEGSLDLMQMVNILRRTKPSIHCSLELITRDALKVPCLTEDFWTTLPLVSGRELSRTLRLVRDNPAKSQVVSSFSEVQQLELEDDNVRKSLQYAGKVLSI; translated from the coding sequence ATGCGTAAGAAGATAGAGAGACCCTTTTCGAGACGAACGCTACTTGGCATCGCCGTAGCGGCGATGCCACTGGGATTGCATGCCTACAGACATCTTTGGGGAGATGAGTCGGTTCGCTTGACGGGCCTGGGATTAGTCCAATACAGCTGCAGAATTCGCCGCCATTGGCTGCGAAGACAAGATTCCCAGACTGACCTGTACTCACCGCTAAACTTCCTCAACCACTGCAATTCAGTTGGTGCCGGTGGTATGCAAGCAAGTCTGGGTGTGATGGAAGCGAAGGAAGCACACCGCCTACGCGATCTCGCGGAAAACAAAGGATTATTTGTCGAAGCAATCGTCAACCCACCTCGAGACAAAGATGATCTTGGACGCTTCGAACAAGAGGTCACTACTGCTCGCGACTCGGGCGCGACAGCAGTCCGCACTGTGATCATGCCCGGAAGACGCTACGAACAGTTCAAGTCCTTGTCAGAGTTCCGTCAGTACGAGCAACGTGGACAAAGAATGATGGAGTTGGCAGTTCCCATCATTGAGAAATATCAAGTCCCCTTTGCAATTGAGAACCATAAAGACCAGCGAGTCGAAGAGCGATTGGCTCTGCTTAAGCATCTTGACTGCGAGTGGATCGGAGCGTGCGTCGATACAGGCAACAGCATCGCACTACTTGACGACCCGTACGCCGCAATTGAAGCGTTCGCACCTTACGCAGTGTCTGTTCACCTAAAAGACCAGGCTTTATCCTCGTACGCCGACGGATTCCTTCTGGGCGACGTTCCCTTAGGCGAAGGCAGTCTTGACCTGATGCAAATGGTCAACATTCTCAGACGCACAAAACCGAGTATTCATTGTTCTCTCGAATTGATCACACGCGATGCGCTAAAGGTCCCGTGTTTAACGGAGGACTTTTGGACAACGCTTCCTCTGGTATCAGGTCGAGAATTGTCGCGCACCTTGCGACTGGTCCGTGACAATCCCGCTAAATCGCAAGTGGTTAGTTCCTTTTCGGAAGTGCAACAGTTGGAACTCGAAGACGATAACGTACGAAAGAGTCTTCAATATGCGGGGAAGGTTCTGTCTATATGA
- a CDS encoding Gfo/Idh/MocA family protein, giving the protein MTLTALGWKSLVRGDSPLEQLRVGVIGTGVRGKYLIGNLPSSVRVTAICDCAYSRMDETLHPQNEFIEVLDVFKELYASRCHQYQDYRLMLDREPLDAVIIATPDHHHSHAAILALDAGLDVYLEKPMTVSIGEGRLIVEKVTATGQILQVGSQQRSMEMNKFACDFIRNGGLGKITAVDLPNYPGPITNPEFPEEPIPKGFDWGLFLGPSPMRAHNKHLWVKDTFKVDNLVWRGWDLFQEFSGHLMTNWGAHSVDMVLSAIGCDETGPVSIRTIRPDSVKEIWKSWGHKTPPPSTPDDRRFWPVEMSFANGITLRFCGGNKSIRFQGELGTLEMGRNMFSVNPAELVLDGPDPGLAAKWRGAGNVARPHLEDWLECIHSRNTPIAPAEFGHRTATVCHLANLARELNRPLDWNPDIECFVDDKEANSKLERPRRAGFDLSV; this is encoded by the coding sequence ATGACGCTTACTGCACTTGGCTGGAAGTCTCTTGTTCGAGGCGATAGTCCTTTAGAGCAACTTCGAGTCGGTGTTATAGGCACAGGCGTGCGGGGAAAGTATTTGATTGGAAATCTTCCATCTTCGGTACGTGTCACCGCGATTTGTGACTGTGCCTATAGTCGAATGGATGAAACGCTTCACCCTCAAAATGAGTTTATTGAAGTACTTGACGTTTTTAAAGAGCTTTATGCGAGTCGCTGTCATCAGTATCAAGACTATCGCCTCATGCTTGATCGCGAACCGCTAGATGCCGTCATTATCGCGACCCCCGATCATCACCACTCTCATGCAGCAATTCTGGCCTTGGATGCCGGCCTGGATGTCTATCTCGAGAAGCCCATGACCGTGTCGATTGGTGAAGGAAGACTAATCGTTGAAAAGGTCACGGCGACGGGCCAAATCTTACAAGTTGGTAGTCAACAGCGATCGATGGAGATGAATAAGTTTGCCTGTGATTTCATTCGCAACGGTGGTCTTGGCAAGATTACCGCTGTCGACCTACCGAACTATCCTGGGCCGATCACAAACCCAGAATTTCCCGAAGAACCGATCCCCAAAGGTTTCGATTGGGGATTGTTTCTCGGACCATCGCCGATGCGTGCTCACAACAAGCATCTATGGGTTAAAGATACGTTCAAGGTGGACAATCTAGTATGGCGTGGCTGGGATCTCTTCCAAGAGTTTTCCGGACATCTCATGACGAACTGGGGCGCCCATAGCGTCGACATGGTCTTATCGGCGATTGGATGTGATGAGACCGGCCCTGTATCGATTCGCACGATTCGTCCAGATTCTGTAAAGGAGATCTGGAAATCTTGGGGTCATAAAACTCCTCCTCCAAGTACACCGGATGATCGCAGGTTTTGGCCCGTAGAAATGTCCTTTGCAAACGGGATTACGTTGCGATTTTGCGGTGGCAACAAATCAATTCGTTTTCAAGGTGAACTGGGGACGCTTGAAATGGGGAGAAACATGTTCAGCGTGAACCCGGCTGAACTCGTACTAGACGGTCCTGATCCTGGCCTCGCAGCCAAATGGCGCGGGGCTGGCAACGTTGCCCGCCCACATTTAGAAGATTGGCTCGAATGTATCCATAGTCGAAACACCCCTATTGCCCCCGCCGAATTCGGGCATCGCACCGCAACGGTATGCCATCTTGCTAACTTAGCCCGCGAATTGAATCGCCCGCTTGATTGGAATCCTGACATCGAATGCTTCGTTGATGACAAAGAGGCGAACAGCAAACTCGAGAGGCCTCGTCGAGCGGGGTTTGATCTCAGCGTATGA
- a CDS encoding SDR family NAD(P)-dependent oxidoreductase: MSRWPGISQFQMNGQVAIVTGGSKGLGEAMAAGLASAGADLLLVSRNESEATAAAERIAGEYPVKAVGMAADVSIESDVKSIVERCSLEFDRVDVLINNAGINIRGAIEDLSLDEFRKVQSINVDAMWLCIKHVVPIMKRQGYGRIINMASTLGLVGLANRTPYATSKGAVVQMTRALGLELALDKITVNAICPGPFHTPMNIPIAETEEAKNFIVGATAVERWGEMKEIQGAALFLASPASSYVTGSMLTVDGGWTAR, encoded by the coding sequence ATGAGTCGCTGGCCAGGTATTTCTCAATTTCAAATGAATGGACAGGTGGCAATCGTCACTGGTGGGTCAAAAGGGCTCGGAGAAGCAATGGCCGCCGGCTTAGCGTCCGCAGGGGCAGACTTGCTTCTCGTTAGTCGAAACGAAAGCGAAGCAACGGCCGCGGCAGAACGAATTGCGGGGGAGTATCCCGTAAAGGCAGTTGGCATGGCGGCGGACGTTTCCATTGAAAGCGATGTCAAGTCGATCGTCGAACGCTGTTCTCTTGAATTTGATCGCGTAGACGTCCTTATCAACAACGCTGGAATCAATATCCGGGGTGCCATCGAAGATCTTAGTCTTGATGAGTTCCGCAAGGTTCAAAGCATCAATGTGGACGCGATGTGGCTTTGCATCAAACATGTCGTGCCAATCATGAAACGACAAGGTTATGGCCGGATTATCAATATGGCCAGCACGTTGGGTTTGGTGGGACTTGCCAATCGAACACCGTACGCAACCAGCAAAGGCGCGGTTGTGCAGATGACCCGAGCGTTGGGGCTGGAACTTGCTCTCGACAAAATAACGGTCAACGCAATCTGTCCCGGCCCTTTTCACACTCCGATGAATATTCCCATCGCGGAGACGGAAGAAGCCAAAAACTTCATCGTCGGCGCGACAGCCGTCGAACGCTGGGGCGAGATGAAAGAGATTCAAGGCGCGGCTTTGTTTCTCGCCAGTCCCGCTTCGTCCTACGTCACCGGTAGCATGCTTACGGTTGATGGAGGTTGGACGGCTCGCTAA
- a CDS encoding DUF1552 domain-containing protein — MNILSSKPLIDRRSVLRGLGVGLVLPILDAMTPACRSEDAFAETQRFIAIQTNQGILPRYFFPEGVGQDYKASPYLEILEPFRDRMTVFSGVSHPEVDGGHFAEQCFLTAAPHPGRGGFRNSISVDQFAAERIGHLTRFPSLALSVGTRQSLSYTQSGVQIPGEESPSRLFRKLFVQGSQKEIEAQIAKLRQGRSILDSVGERARELEKRVGASDRDKLNQFYTGVRDLEKRLHKSEQWEKEPKRQVEMSPPQDYDDPGALIDRTRAMYDLARIAIETDSTRIISLYIYQNSAKPNIAGVDTGTHPLTHHGNQPEKLEQLRRIESAQFQELAALLRGLDERQSSGKSLLNQTSVIYGTSLGNGNSHANDNLPVLIAGGGFRHAQHLALGGTHDYPLPNLFVSVLQRMGIDTDRFASSTGTMKGLELS; from the coding sequence ATGAATATCCTATCGTCGAAACCGCTCATTGATCGTCGCTCCGTCCTGCGTGGCTTGGGCGTTGGACTTGTGTTGCCAATTCTCGATGCGATGACACCGGCCTGTCGGTCGGAAGACGCATTTGCCGAAACACAGCGTTTCATTGCCATCCAAACGAATCAAGGCATTTTGCCCCGCTACTTTTTTCCCGAAGGGGTTGGCCAAGATTACAAGGCCTCTCCCTACTTGGAGATACTCGAACCCTTTCGCGATCGAATGACGGTCTTCTCCGGCGTCTCTCATCCCGAGGTCGATGGCGGACACTTCGCGGAGCAATGCTTTCTTACTGCGGCTCCTCATCCAGGTAGAGGCGGATTTCGCAATTCAATCTCTGTCGACCAATTTGCCGCCGAGCGGATCGGTCATCTGACCAGATTCCCATCGTTGGCGTTGTCTGTCGGAACTCGGCAGAGCCTTTCGTACACCCAGTCAGGCGTTCAAATTCCTGGCGAAGAATCGCCCTCTCGCTTATTTAGAAAGCTGTTCGTCCAAGGATCGCAAAAGGAAATCGAAGCACAGATCGCCAAGCTTCGACAAGGTCGCAGCATTTTGGACTCGGTCGGCGAAAGAGCACGGGAGTTGGAGAAACGAGTTGGAGCATCCGATCGAGACAAGCTCAATCAGTTCTACACTGGCGTCCGCGATTTGGAGAAACGGTTGCACAAGAGTGAGCAGTGGGAGAAAGAGCCTAAACGCCAGGTCGAGATGTCGCCCCCACAGGATTATGACGATCCAGGAGCACTGATAGACAGAACACGTGCCATGTATGACTTGGCCCGTATCGCGATTGAAACCGATTCGACAAGGATTATCTCGCTATACATCTATCAAAATAGTGCAAAACCCAATATCGCTGGTGTGGATACTGGAACCCATCCTCTCACGCACCATGGCAACCAGCCCGAAAAACTGGAGCAACTTCGTCGGATTGAATCGGCTCAATTCCAGGAACTGGCCGCATTGCTCCGAGGACTTGACGAGCGACAGTCGAGTGGCAAATCGCTGCTGAATCAGACATCGGTTATCTACGGGACCTCTCTAGGCAATGGCAATTCCCATGCAAATGACAACTTGCCTGTGTTGATCGCGGGAGGTGGCTTCCGGCATGCCCAGCACCTTGCGTTAGGTGGGACGCACGACTATCCGTTGCCCAACTTGTTCGTAAGCGTATTGCAGAGAATGGGTATCGACACCGATCGTTTTGCTAGTAGCACCGGCACCATGAAGGGATTGGAGCTGTCATGA
- a CDS encoding DUF4198 domain-containing protein, whose protein sequence is MTINDLSGVWIAVLALIVLSIGCSSSSETVPVHGHVLLDGKPLANAEIIFQPEGKRASIGQTNKDGYYELTFTAMQEGGVVGLNRVMITKEAGGPDGDEMIPRQYNVDTELTADVVDSGDNEFNFDLKSDRKTRGVARAKK, encoded by the coding sequence ATGACAATCAACGATCTATCAGGAGTTTGGATTGCTGTCCTTGCCCTCATAGTACTGTCGATCGGTTGCAGTTCGAGCAGTGAGACCGTTCCCGTGCACGGACATGTTCTCCTTGATGGAAAGCCACTGGCAAACGCGGAGATCATCTTCCAGCCTGAAGGAAAACGGGCGTCCATTGGCCAAACCAACAAAGATGGTTACTACGAACTCACTTTCACAGCCATGCAAGAGGGTGGAGTCGTGGGCTTGAATCGAGTGATGATCACCAAAGAAGCCGGAGGGCCTGATGGAGATGAGATGATCCCTCGGCAATACAACGTCGATACGGAGTTGACGGCTGACGTCGTAGACTCAGGGGACAATGAGTTCAATTTCGATCTGAAATCGGATAGGAAAACCCGTGGCGTAGCCCGAGCAAAAAAATGA
- a CDS encoding DUF1592 domain-containing protein — MQQHCVHCHDDSTTEGGLNLAELSVDSQDVVNLALWTKVHDRVSSGEMPPEDEERPDPDAVSEFLQLTAKTLNQHWNQRYRTHGRVGGRRLNPLEYENTMRDLLDAPWLQLKEMLPPDPEAHGFDNIADAQEISYVQLARYLEAAEVAIDGAMRLRPTPQPIVVRTWFNEEGRYLGKDWKDRYGSVENRPEWVWFYQQPNSAQAPRRIRNTSPGIPGWYRFRVRCRAALWDKGQLLPPEKGQVAWINTGSKRVLGKFDVPEGPNGGVVEFTTWQGQDETLEFFCATFDDRQLSRRTKKKDPQSQRDAHNAFMKEYRGHGIAVDWFEIEGPFATETCDGNAEDQPWPSPSFRRLFGDLSMEPWTKASGLLPPEPLNLPDLTANKHGLRDAYQLPPQMMMVVSKEPRADAERLLRSFMTRAYRRTPDESEVQRCLAFAIEAIDRRACFQDAMRLAYKAVLCSPDFLYFQEVPGKLDGEALANRLSFLLWRSMPDDELMRSAQTGELLTDKGLREQFSRMIHDPKSKRFIRDFAGQWLDLRHVHDTSPDRFLFPEYFCDNHLVDSCVAETEATLEEMILRNLPIRTVVDADFVLINERLAELYDIDEVKGLAIRRVSLPPDSLRGGLLTQSSVMKVTANGLTTSPVLRGVWVMDRILGTPPSPPPPGAGSIEPDTRGAVTVREQLAKHSQLESCASCHAAIDPPGFALENFDVMGKWRDHYRSIGEGEEVDIKVALRDVKYKRGLPVDASGVTQDGFPFQDIYQFRTYLCGQQEQLARNLTERFLVFATGAGISFADRPIVEEILKQNSEAGYPIQSLLQDVILSEPFRSK, encoded by the coding sequence CCGTTTCAGAATTTCTTCAACTGACCGCCAAGACATTGAATCAACATTGGAACCAGCGATATCGAACCCATGGGCGTGTCGGTGGACGTCGTCTGAATCCCCTCGAATACGAAAACACAATGCGGGATTTACTAGACGCTCCTTGGTTGCAGCTTAAGGAGATGCTGCCTCCGGATCCAGAAGCACACGGTTTCGACAATATCGCCGACGCTCAAGAAATATCCTATGTGCAGTTAGCTCGGTATTTGGAGGCCGCAGAAGTCGCGATTGACGGTGCCATGCGTTTACGTCCTACGCCTCAACCGATCGTTGTGCGGACTTGGTTTAACGAAGAGGGACGCTATCTGGGGAAAGACTGGAAAGATCGTTACGGCAGTGTGGAGAACCGTCCTGAATGGGTCTGGTTTTACCAGCAACCCAATAGTGCCCAGGCACCTCGACGAATTCGGAACACTTCACCAGGAATTCCTGGATGGTACCGATTTCGCGTCCGTTGTCGTGCAGCACTTTGGGACAAAGGCCAATTGCTTCCACCCGAAAAAGGGCAAGTAGCATGGATTAACACGGGCTCAAAGAGAGTACTTGGAAAATTCGATGTTCCCGAAGGCCCCAACGGAGGCGTCGTCGAGTTCACCACCTGGCAAGGACAGGACGAAACCCTCGAATTCTTCTGCGCAACGTTTGATGATCGTCAGCTATCTCGCAGGACGAAGAAGAAAGACCCTCAATCTCAGCGTGACGCGCACAACGCTTTCATGAAAGAGTATCGAGGGCACGGTATCGCGGTCGATTGGTTTGAAATCGAGGGTCCGTTTGCAACGGAAACGTGTGATGGCAATGCGGAAGATCAGCCGTGGCCCTCGCCGAGCTTTCGACGTCTTTTCGGCGATCTATCGATGGAACCTTGGACCAAGGCAAGTGGCTTGCTCCCTCCGGAGCCTCTGAACTTGCCAGATCTTACAGCCAATAAGCATGGCCTCCGTGACGCGTACCAGCTACCTCCACAAATGATGATGGTGGTCTCGAAGGAGCCTCGTGCTGACGCAGAAAGACTTTTGCGGAGCTTCATGACGCGAGCATATCGACGCACTCCTGACGAATCAGAAGTACAACGTTGCCTGGCGTTTGCGATCGAGGCTATTGATCGCCGAGCATGCTTTCAAGATGCCATGCGATTAGCTTACAAGGCTGTCCTTTGCTCGCCTGATTTCCTCTATTTCCAAGAGGTGCCTGGCAAACTTGATGGCGAAGCCTTAGCGAATCGACTTTCCTTCCTGCTGTGGCGAAGCATGCCAGATGACGAGTTGATGAGGTCCGCCCAAACGGGAGAGCTGTTGACCGACAAGGGGCTTAGGGAACAGTTCTCTCGAATGATTCACGACCCCAAATCGAAGCGGTTCATTCGCGACTTTGCTGGACAATGGCTTGACCTCCGCCATGTTCATGACACGTCCCCTGATCGGTTTCTATTCCCAGAGTACTTTTGTGACAATCACCTCGTTGATTCGTGCGTTGCGGAAACAGAAGCGACGCTCGAAGAGATGATTCTGCGGAACCTACCGATCCGCACGGTCGTCGATGCGGACTTTGTGTTGATCAACGAACGACTTGCCGAGCTATACGACATCGACGAAGTAAAAGGACTGGCAATTCGCCGCGTCAGTTTGCCGCCAGATTCTTTACGAGGAGGCCTTCTAACGCAGTCTAGCGTGATGAAGGTTACGGCAAACGGTTTGACAACATCTCCCGTCCTGCGGGGTGTTTGGGTCATGGACAGAATTCTGGGGACACCACCGTCTCCACCGCCACCTGGTGCCGGCTCGATCGAGCCTGATACGCGAGGCGCTGTAACGGTTCGCGAGCAACTCGCCAAGCACAGCCAATTGGAATCGTGCGCGAGCTGTCATGCCGCGATCGACCCGCCTGGGTTTGCGTTAGAGAACTTCGACGTCATGGGTAAGTGGCGAGATCACTACCGAAGTATTGGCGAGGGAGAAGAAGTCGACATCAAAGTGGCACTCCGAGATGTGAAGTACAAACGCGGCTTGCCTGTCGATGCCTCCGGGGTCACTCAGGATGGATTTCCGTTTCAGGACATTTACCAGTTCCGCACGTACCTGTGTGGTCAACAAGAGCAGCTTGCTCGAAATTTAACCGAACGGTTTCTGGTATTCGCCACCGGTGCCGGGATCTCATTTGCGGATCGTCCGATCGTTGAAGAGATCCTGAAACAGAATTCCGAGGCAGGATATCCCATCCAGTCGCTTCTTCAGGATGTCATTCTCAGCGAACCATTTCGCTCCAAATAA
- a CDS encoding DUF1559 domain-containing protein, with translation MRTIAWNHQRAFTLVELLVVIAIIGVLIALLLPAVQQAREAARRMHCSNNLKQIGLALHMHHDTYSELVPGIVSGDWGNGGSVHNKDGWLWSAMILPYMEQQSLYDLAGIGQGAWPDDTAQTLAACKTELGMYSCPSATGPTQLQKFGSEEIAASNYAAVFHHADEKCHVGTGPFPQFVRNRPTWSTPISTVNGSPFPVNGNFGAMTDGTSNQAAVGEKCHQLGNSTPGATVWAAIQISDDRGKIRNLLLTGRRPLNSGHGDASNSNHPGGGLFLFYDGSVRFIAETIFHDLSNEVDSPYEAMLAANDGLVFEYE, from the coding sequence ATGCGTACTATCGCTTGGAATCATCAACGGGCTTTCACGCTCGTTGAGTTGCTTGTCGTTATTGCCATTATCGGTGTACTTATCGCGCTTCTTCTTCCAGCCGTGCAGCAGGCCCGTGAGGCGGCACGGCGGATGCACTGCTCAAACAACTTGAAGCAAATCGGTTTAGCGTTGCATATGCATCACGATACCTACAGTGAACTTGTTCCTGGCATTGTTTCGGGTGATTGGGGAAACGGTGGATCGGTCCACAACAAAGATGGCTGGCTTTGGAGTGCCATGATTCTGCCTTACATGGAACAGCAATCGCTGTATGACCTGGCAGGAATCGGTCAAGGCGCCTGGCCAGATGATACCGCTCAAACTCTGGCTGCATGTAAGACGGAATTGGGGATGTACAGTTGCCCATCGGCAACAGGTCCAACGCAACTGCAAAAGTTTGGCAGCGAAGAGATTGCGGCATCCAATTACGCTGCAGTGTTTCATCACGCCGATGAGAAGTGCCACGTAGGCACTGGGCCATTTCCCCAGTTCGTTCGCAATCGCCCCACGTGGTCAACTCCCATATCGACCGTTAACGGATCACCATTTCCTGTTAATGGCAACTTTGGCGCGATGACGGATGGTACAAGTAATCAAGCAGCGGTTGGTGAGAAGTGCCATCAGTTGGGTAACTCGACACCGGGAGCGACGGTTTGGGCTGCGATTCAAATTTCGGATGATCGTGGCAAGATCCGAAACCTCTTGCTGACTGGTCGTAGACCCTTAAATAGTGGTCATGGGGACGCCAGCAACAGCAACCATCCTGGAGGAGGTCTATTCCTATTCTATGATGGTTCGGTGAGGTTTATTGCTGAAACAATCTTCCACGATTTGTCTAATGAAGTGGATAGCCCCTATGAGGCTATGCTGGCGGCAAATGACGGACTTGTGTTCGAGTACGAGTAG